CGGTGTCCCCGATTCGCATCTTGGACTACTCAATCACCCGCTTTTGATGAGCAAGTTGGCGTACTACCAAACGACATCGCCGATTCACCGAGGCGTTTTCTTGTACCGCCACTTGTTTGGCCGCGTGCTGCGACCACCGAACGCGGCGTTTTCGCCACTGAACGCGGACCTGCATCCGCAATTAACAACGCGTCAACGAGTCGAACTGCAAACCAATGAAGTGAATTGCCAGGTCTGTCACGAAAAGATCAATGGGCTTGGTTTCACGCTAGAAAACTTTGATGCGATCGGTCGTTTTCGCGAAACCGAGAACGACCGTCCGATCGACGCCAGCGGCAGCTACGAAGATCGCAACGGAAACAAGGTCACGTTCAAGGACGCTCGTGATTTAGCAAACTACTTGGCGAAGAGCGAGGATGCTCACCGCGCTTTCGTGGAAGCCGCATTTGAGTACTTCGTCAAACAACCAATCGGAGCCTACGGCCCGGACAAACTTTCCGAACTGACCGAGCGATTCCGAAACAGCGGCTTTAAAGTCCGAGATTTGATTGTGTGGATCGCCGCGACTGCGGCAACGGAACCTGTAACAAGCAACCAAGAAACCTGAGCAGAATCATGATGAACCCGACTCTATCTCGCCGCGATTTTTTGACCAAGCTAGGTGTCAGCGCTGCGGCGGCCAATTTTCTGTTTATCTTGCCAAGCCTTGGTTGGGCTGCGTCGACCTCGGCTCGGAAGCAACGCATTGTTTTTCTGTTCAGCCCGAACGGGGTGATCCCAGCGCACTTTTGGCCTGAGAAGGAAGGCCGCGATTACGACATCAAACGCATCCTCCAGCCGTTGGCGGGATTCAAGGATCAAATGATGACGCTGCACGGCGTGTGCAACAAGATCCAGGGCGACGGCGACGGTCACATGCGAGGCATCGGATGTCTGTTGACCGGCGTCGAATTGTTTCCCGGTGACATCCAAGGCGGTTCGGACACGCCGGCGGGTTGGTCCCAAGGCATCTCGATCGACCAATACCTGAAAAACCAAATGCAGGCGGTCCCCGAGAAACGAACCCGTTTTGGTTCGCTTGAATTCGGCGTCATGGTTCCAGACCGCGCCGACACTTGGACGCGAATGTCCTATGCCGGGCCGAACCAACCGGTCGCGCCGATCAGCGACCCTTACCAAATGTTCGACAAACTGTACGGACAGAGCAAAAATCGCGAATTGCTGGCCAGCGTGCTGGACGATTTGAGCGAAGATTTTCGCCGGGTGGAAAAGTGGATCAGCAGCGAAGACCGGCGGATCCTCGAAGAACATGTCGCGATGGTCCGTTCGGTGGAAAAGGAACTACAAACTGAACTCGAGCAATCGAAAAAGAACGCTGGCGTTGAGCACGCGATTCCTGAGATGCCCGCGAATGTCGAAACCGAAAACGACAACATGCCGCAAATTGCCAAAATGCAAATCGAACTGCTGGTCAACAGCTTTGCAGCCGATTTCGCCCGCGTGGCGACTTACCAAATCACCAACAGCGTCGGCAATGCAAAGATGCGTTGGTTGGGCATCGACGAAGGCCATCACGGGTTGTCACACGAGCCCGACAAGAACGAAACCGCGTATGAAAAACTGATCAAAATCAACACGTGGTACGCCGAACAAGTCGCCTTCCTGGCCAAACGATTGGCGGAAACTCCGGAACCGGATGGAAGCGGATCGCTGCTGGACAACACCACCATTGTGTGGACCAACGAACTCGGCAAAGGCAACTCGCACACGCGGGACAACATCCCGTTTGTAATGATCGGCGGAGGACTCGGGTTTGATACCGGTCGGTCGCTGAAATTCAATCGCGTACCGCACAACCGATTGCTAATGAGCATCGCCGAAGCAATGGGACATCCCACGGACACCTTTGGCAACCCCGATTACTGCGGCGAGGGCAGTTTGACGGGATTGGTTTAGCCGCTAGCTGACGCAGACCCACATCGCGGCGCCGACCAGCATGGCAAAGCAACATTGCCTTGCTCGCACAAGCAGCGGCTGGCTGACACGGAACCAGCTCGGATCGAGCTGGACGACGCAGGATTGACTTGCCCCGCCGCCGCCCGCCGCCCCAAATCGGCTCCCCCACATCGCGGGCGAGATTTGACGCTTCGGAAACGCCACACACCAAGCGGCAAAAACAATCGACACGACCGCGGTAAAAACACAGGCGAAAACAATCGACTGGCCCTGAAAAGCCACCCCTTCGGCCTGGCTTGCGGAATTCGGCAGCCGCGAACCAGAAGGCAATGCTGAAGCGTCTTGCTGATGTGGCAGAGCGACGGCACTGGATGATGAGGGCTGTTCCGTCGTCGGGGTGACGAACGATGTCCGAGCAATCTTGCCAAGCTCGTTCGGATCGCCTACCTGATGCAGCTCGTCTGCTTGTTGCCGCCCGCTAGCTTGCGATTGTGAGGCATAGAACTGGGCGACTTCGGCTTGCCAGCGGGCGACCGCCGCATCGGCTGAAACCGGGACAATCACCGCAGGAATCGACTGGACCACAACCGGCGCGGTCGTGTTGTCGGCCGATTCCGCTTGTCCGCCGACCGGCATCACTTCCATGGCAAGCACAAACGAGGAAATCCCCACCAAAAGGAGGTCGCGGCCTGCGACACGTCGAACCTTCGTTGTCAGCATTCCAATCTCCAAAGCGTGCCGCCAACCTTCCAAAACGAACGAGCTGCGGTGTAGTATCTATCGGTCAGTCGACCTCGGCTGGCCCAGTCATTTGTTCCGGATCGATGTTGGCTTTCTGTGTTTCACATTAAAATTTGCGGCGTTCTACTCAAGACGGACATCGATGCAGTCCATCGAGCGGGGGGCGACGCGGTAGGATTAAACTTTTTCCCCCCTAGCGTTCGCTATCTCGATCCCCAGTCCCCCAGCACCCGCGAACTATCCGCTCACGCCGCGCATCGCCTACTGTTCCGCGTCGGAGTCTTTGTCAATCAACCTGCGGACGCGATACGCGAGGTGATCGACCGAGTCGGACTCGACGCGATCCAGCTTCATGGCGACGAAATGGTTTCCGACGTCGCCGCTTGGGCCAATTTGGGGCTGCCGCTGATCCGAGCGGTAAAAATTCCTGGGGGCAAATTGACCGCAGCGGAAATCGAAGCCCGCGTCCGTCCCTGGATTGATGCCGGGTGCGAGGTTTTGCTCGATGCCGACGCAGGATCGGCACACGGAGGAATCGGCCGATCATTGGATTGGGACTCTCTCAGCGACTGGTCCGCGAAATTTGCCGCCGTCCGCTGGGTCTTAGCGGGCGGTTTGCAGCCCGAGAACGTAGCCGAGGCGATCCGCGTTTCGGGGGCTCGCCGCGTCGATGTCGCCAGTGGAGTCGAGTCACCACGAGGGCAAAAATCGGCCGCGCTGATTGCCGCGTTCTGCGAACAGGCGAGAAATGCTTGGGGCTGATTTGCCTTCTGCGATTTGAAACCCCCACTTTGCCCCGTGCGAAAACCAGACTTTCTGTTTATCATGCGGGCTTGCGTGCGGTTTAGATGACCTGCACCCACCCTGAGAGCCTAAGTGCGTTCGGGGGATTGCGAACCAGCGGGAGTCCCTGTGTTCGGTCCGCAACCCCTCTGACGCGCTTATTCCATCCCCTTTCCCAACATTGGAGTATGCCTGTGTCCCAAGTCGAAACCAACCGACTTCCTTACAAAGTCAAAGACATCAAGCTGGCTGAATTTGGCCGCAAAGAAATCCAGCTTGCCGAAAACGAAATGCCTGGTCTGATGGCACTTCGTGAAAAGTACGGCAAAACGAAGCCACTTTCGGGTGCTCGCATTGCGGGTTGCTTGCACATGACCATCCAAACGGCGGTTCTGATCGAAACGCTGGTCGAACTTGGTGCCGAGGTGACTTGGAGCAGCTGCAATATTTTCAGCACCCAAGATCACGCTGCTGCGGCGATTGCTGCCGCCGGTATCCCCGTTTACGCCTGGAAAGGCATGAACGAGCAAGAGTTCGAATGGTGCATCGAACAAACCCTGCATTTCCCGTCGGGCAAACCGATCAACATGATCCTGGACGACGGCGGTGACTTGACCGCCATGGTTCACGACAAGTTCCCTGAACTGCTGAGCGAAATTCGCGGCATCAGCGAAGAAACCACCGCCGGCGTGCATCGCTTGGAAGTCCTGAATCGTTCGGGCAAACTGCAAGTTCCTGCGATCAACGTCAACGACTCGGCCACCAAGAGCAAGTTCGACAATCTGTACGGTTGCCGTGAATCGCTCGCCGACGGCGTCAAACGAGCCACCGACGTGATGTTGGCGGGCAAGGTTGCCGTGGTTTGTGGCTACGGCGATGTCGGCAAGGGCTGTGCTCACTCGCTGCAACGTTACGGCTGCCGCGTGATCGTGACCGAAATCGATCCGATCAATGCACTGCAAGCCGCAATGGAAGGCTTCGAAGTCACCACGATGGAAGAAGCTTGCAAAGAAGGCAACCTGTACGTCACCACGACTGGCAACAAGGACATCATCCTTGGCAAGCACATGGTGGAAATGCCCGAAGACGCCATCCTTTGCAACATCGGTCACTTCGATACCGAAATCGACGTTGCTTGGTTGGAAGCCGAAGTGGCTGCCGGACGTGCGACCAAAGACGAAATCAAACCATCGGACATCGGTGCCGTTGATCGTTACAGCTTCAAAGAAAGCGGTCGCAGCATCCTGGTCCTCGCCAAAGGCCGCTTGGTTAACCTTGGCTGCGCCACCGGACATCCTAGCTTCGTGATGAGCACCTCGTTCACGAACCAAGTTTTGGCACAAATCGAATTGTGGACTAAACACGGCGAGTACGAAACCAAAGTCTACATGTTGCCCAAAGCACTTGACGAAGAAGTCGCACGATTGCACCTGGGCAAACTCGGTGTCAAGCTAACCACGCTGACGCCAGAGCAAGCTGAGTACATGGGCGTGCCTGTGGAAGGTCCTTACAAACCCGACCACTACCGCTACTAGGTCACCCGACCGCTGCGAAGATCAACATCGAACTCGGCCGTGTTCCTATCGGCCGAGTTTTTTTATGTCTCTGCGGTACGCAGCCGGCGTCTGGGGTAACCTGTTTGCGTGCGGTAACATCAACGCTACACGCCGTAGCGTCCGACGGCGTGTAGCGTTTTTGCAGCGGAACTCGTTGATGAAACGAAAGCATTGACGGCTTATTGATTTAATCCAAATGCAAATCGCAACGGTGAGCCGTGGGCCGTAAGGCACCGGGTCGTGCGTGGGACCCGGCCGCTGACGCGTCGCGGCTCAATAAATCAACAAGCCGTTGACGACTTCCGCTACGCTAGATTAGCACCAACGGCACCCGAAGAAATGTTTCACAGCGTTGCGCCGCAGCGGCGGCGGACGGATGTTTCCCCCGATCTGTTTTCCTCTTCAAACGCGAGTCACACGATGCCACAAATCGCTCCTTTTGCT
The genomic region above belongs to Novipirellula caenicola and contains:
- a CDS encoding phosphoribosylanthranilate isomerase, encoding MFHIKICGVLLKTDIDAVHRAGGDAVGLNFFPPSVRYLDPQSPSTRELSAHAAHRLLFRVGVFVNQPADAIREVIDRVGLDAIQLHGDEMVSDVAAWANLGLPLIRAVKIPGGKLTAAEIEARVRPWIDAGCEVLLDADAGSAHGGIGRSLDWDSLSDWSAKFAAVRWVLAGGLQPENVAEAIRVSGARRVDVASGVESPRGQKSAALIAAFCEQARNAWG
- the ahcY gene encoding adenosylhomocysteinase, whose translation is MSQVETNRLPYKVKDIKLAEFGRKEIQLAENEMPGLMALREKYGKTKPLSGARIAGCLHMTIQTAVLIETLVELGAEVTWSSCNIFSTQDHAAAAIAAAGIPVYAWKGMNEQEFEWCIEQTLHFPSGKPINMILDDGGDLTAMVHDKFPELLSEIRGISEETTAGVHRLEVLNRSGKLQVPAINVNDSATKSKFDNLYGCRESLADGVKRATDVMLAGKVAVVCGYGDVGKGCAHSLQRYGCRVIVTEIDPINALQAAMEGFEVTTMEEACKEGNLYVTTTGNKDIILGKHMVEMPEDAILCNIGHFDTEIDVAWLEAEVAAGRATKDEIKPSDIGAVDRYSFKESGRSILVLAKGRLVNLGCATGHPSFVMSTSFTNQVLAQIELWTKHGEYETKVYMLPKALDEEVARLHLGKLGVKLTTLTPEQAEYMGVPVEGPYKPDHYRY
- a CDS encoding DUF1552 domain-containing protein; protein product: MMNPTLSRRDFLTKLGVSAAAANFLFILPSLGWAASTSARKQRIVFLFSPNGVIPAHFWPEKEGRDYDIKRILQPLAGFKDQMMTLHGVCNKIQGDGDGHMRGIGCLLTGVELFPGDIQGGSDTPAGWSQGISIDQYLKNQMQAVPEKRTRFGSLEFGVMVPDRADTWTRMSYAGPNQPVAPISDPYQMFDKLYGQSKNRELLASVLDDLSEDFRRVEKWISSEDRRILEEHVAMVRSVEKELQTELEQSKKNAGVEHAIPEMPANVETENDNMPQIAKMQIELLVNSFAADFARVATYQITNSVGNAKMRWLGIDEGHHGLSHEPDKNETAYEKLIKINTWYAEQVAFLAKRLAETPEPDGSGSLLDNTTIVWTNELGKGNSHTRDNIPFVMIGGGLGFDTGRSLKFNRVPHNRLLMSIAEAMGHPTDTFGNPDYCGEGSLTGLV